A genome region from Halichondria panicea chromosome 15, odHalPani1.1, whole genome shotgun sequence includes the following:
- the LOC135349030 gene encoding uncharacterized protein LOC135349030, with amino-acid sequence MTRCAVFYSSWFILLALLCITAAGNKNIANAFGIVSCRMTDGSIQPLKRVVVKLLFHDRILYNKIDETRSSTDGSFYIAESVKNVVGEPDPIVIQIVYEYQGKYGQMEVNGLAGITRKYTTKRKKYKQNLNFGGIVIADDHCRAYVQFYAAMEDYYARTGMTVPYKTLDVRTQVLIHGGTPYAIRSRVNIPKGYFVSVATAIHELGHTVRHTLDGNLVHFLYDVVRFNYLRHHTCSTKSNLGYAFNEGWAEFWANSCNNFFYGTSTTDYTIEGNVAIALRSIKKSCGLNDGQMINVLRKNPKKIHSFQDFKKFSGCS; translated from the exons ATGACAAGGTGTGCTGTGTTTTACTCTAGCTGGTTCATATTGCTGGCTCTACTGTGCATCACAGCAGCTGGTAACAAGAACATTGCAAATGCTTTTGGAATCGTATCTTGTCGAATGACTGATGGATCCATTCAGCCCCTGAAAAGAGTGGTTGTTAAGCTGCTATTTCATGATCGCATACTGTATAACAAAATTGACGAGACTCGTTCAAGCACAGATGGCAGTTTTTACATAGCAGAATCAGTTAAGAATGTTGTTGGCGAACCAGATCCTATTGTTATTCAAATTGTGTACGAATATCAAGGTAAGTACGGACAAATGGAGGTAAACGGACTCGCTGGAATTACAAGAAAATACACCACAAAGAGGAAAAAGTACAAGCAAAACCTTAATTTCGGGGGCATTGTGATTGCTGATGATCATTGCAGAGCATACGTGCAATTTTATGCCGCTATGGAGGACTATTACGCACGAACAGGAATGACGGTCCCATACAAAACCCTGGATGTTCGTACCCAAGTCTTAATTCACGGAGGAACCCCATATGCTATTAGGTCAAGAGTCAACATTCCAAAAGGCTACTTTGTAAGTGTTGCAACAGCAATACATGAGCTGGGTCACACGGTCAGACACACCCTG GATGGAAACCTTGTGCACTTCTTGTATGACGTGGTAAGGTTCAACTATCTGAGGcaccacacatgcagcacaaaGTCCAACCTTGGTTACGCTTTCAATGAGGGTTGGGCAGAATTTTGGGCCAACTCGTGCAATAACTTTTTTTATGGCACCTCAACAACTGACTATACTATTGAGGGGAATGTGGCCATTGCTCTGAGAAGTATCAAGAAGTCTTGCGGCTTAAACGATGGGCAGATGATCAATGTACTCAGAAAGAACCCCAAAAAGATACACAGCTTCCAAGATTTCAAGAAATTTAGTGGTTGCAGTTGa